The region catgaaatgctctcctgtTGGAAGTTGATACAAATTGTTACATACGATACTCGATACTTGCGTCAGAAACTCGAGTACATTTATTCGTGTCCACCCATCATCCATCATACAATACATCTTAAGAAGACAccattttattttctctatcGCAAACAATACTTCCAGAAAAAGTGAAAGTGAAGAAgttgattttttaaatcttgtacTGGATAACTAAATAAAATGTTACGTACCCAATAAATCATTTTGTGGCATCCATTTGACCAGCATAGTGTTGTTACCAAGGTTTCGAGGGCGTGGTCCGGTATATCGCCAGATTACTCTCTGTGGAAGCTCGCTGAAGACTCTCGCAAAAGCCTCTGTCATCTCCGGCTTTGGAAGTTCACTAAAATGTGTACCCTGGTAAGAGGAAAACCATCATTCAGTCATTACATCAACTGCTGTAATGACATATGCATATATTTGGGTATCCACGGATATCTCTTGAAATTGAGGTATATCGGTATTACATGACTTTCTGCTTTTAAGACGAACATGTGGAAAATCatacattctttttttctataaGAAAACCAACCAATTTATTTCTGTAACAAGTTTAAAACATCTCACAGTTCTTGCTGTTTTTTGGAACAAAAATGCTTCAACGCATTGTGTAAACATTTTTTACCgcttgattttgatttcatgtcGTTTATTAATTTGTAATCATTAAGGGCatctttatcatatttattgtAATGTTAGCACTTAAAGTTCCAGtgctttaaatttcattttttagtaAACATCttgatatataattttactTACCAGTGAAAATATGATGAAACCGTGATCGCCAGATCCATCAACAAAATCTACGTACTCCTTTGAGAAGAAAAGAGCCGCGTGAGgggaaaaataaacataaaggAAGTGAAAAAGAAGATCAAATGACAGTTTCACAGTTATGGGTCAACAGGGGTAAGATATTGATTTTGATAGACCATTATTATGATGTCAATATCACCATAATAACTTTCATTAATGGCGAAACATTGTATGCACTATACGACATCACATAACCCTTTTTCATAACATTGGTAAGCGCTATCATACAGGATTTTACCCTTTATGATTTGAAACAGAGTTCGTGGTATGTCATAGATGTGAATCTTAATGAAAAGGCTACTGTCGATCTTTCAGGGCAAATAAACGTTCTAGGATTTATATGCACTTGCGTTTCGCAACTCCACATCTTCATAATGCCAAACCACATAAACTGAACATTTCCATACTCGCAGCATGGTATTTGATTGTTTCAACTGTATTTGGGGAGATCTGGCGGAACTTATCTCGTTGTATAACTTACCTTTGGCAAGGATTTCAAGGGGGAATCCGTAAGGCCTTTCAATTCGATCCAGTTCGGCGTGGTAGGTCTAggaaaatcaaatgcaaaacTCGTCATGCACATCCACAACTCTGCTCCACCTAGGATATCTTGAATGCTTTGACCGGGTGCGATACCATGTTTCTCCTTCACCTCGTTCAAAGCGCCAAAGTGGGACCATCCCAGTAAGCTTGCTATCACGTGATGCTCAAAGAAGCTGCCAACCCGCTCCAGAAAGGACATCTTGTCAGAGAAAGGGAAGAAACCGAATGGCACATACGACGACGGCGTTGGCACACCGTAGGTGTGTTCGTTGAACAGTGGATATCTTGTCCCGGTGGTCACAGCTATGAAGGGTATACCGAGGTAACTACTTAGCATCGCATCACACCCGTCGAAGGAATCGCCTATGAGGATGTCAAATGAAGATTCCTTAAGGACGGAGAGCGTCGCAGAGTCATCAAATAGGCTCTGACACCCGATCCGCATGACGGAGAAAATCATCCCCATGATATTGAGTTTCTTCTTCAGGTCAGACTCGAAAGCAAGACCGATGAATTCTCGTTCAAGGTTCTCCAGGTCTGGCAATTCGGGTGGTAACTTGAATTGGTACTGGACGGCCTTGTCGTATGTATCCTCATGGAAACCCTTGGTCCCAACTGTGGAGCTTGTGAGGATTGTCACATTATGGCTACCTTTGGTTAGTGCTCCTCCTATGGCTGACATCCCTTTCGCATGACTGCTCTCTCCTGGAACAAGCAGTGATATGAGGATCTTGGCCCCAGTGGCCAAAGAAATGACATCGATAAAGACGATGAAGAGGGTGAGGAAACAACAGATCTCCATCACACCAACGATTTCTCCGCAACCTACGGTATCTATTATTTGATCGGATTCATCCAGGGGTGTGTCAGCAGTGCAACTGCTCTAGATTTACATTGAAATTACCTGTAAAAGTAGAGGTTTGAACTTTGAATGTCGACTGTTCAGTGGATGCGACGAGTTTATAAAGGATGTTAGAAAACTAACACGTACGCTTGTAATACAGAATAGGCATAGGCTAACATTGATCACTATGACTGTTTAAAAGATCTGAGCCGCAAGGTCCAACTTATTTTCACATTGTCCACTAGCGTATCCAGAAATAACAATGACAAGGAAATGCATGGGCCCATGCACAAGCATAATAGAGTCACAATCGTCCCCAGACAATATGGGCCCACGAAATGCTTTGTCGGATCTGATGCTGGATCGGATTCATCCAGGGGTGTGTCAGTGTCTGTGATTATGA is a window of Lytechinus variegatus isolate NC3 chromosome 2, Lvar_3.0, whole genome shotgun sequence DNA encoding:
- the LOC121408617 gene encoding UDP-glucuronosyltransferase 1-6-like, translating into MEICCFLTLFIVFIDVISLATGAKILISLLVPGESSHAKGMSAIGGALTKGSHNVTILTSSTVGTKGFHEDTYDKAVQYQFKLPPELPDLENLEREFIGLAFESDLKKKLNIMGMIFSVMRIGCQSLFDDSATLSVLKESSFDILIGDSFDGCDAMLSSYLGIPFIAVTTGTRYPLFNEHTYGVPTPSSYVPFGFFPFSDKMSFLERVGSFFEHHVIASLLGWSHFGALNEVKEKHGIAPGQSIQDILGGAELWMCMTSFAFDFPRPTTPNWIELKGLTDSPLKSLPKEYVDFVDGSGDHGFIIFSLGTHFSELPKPEMTEAFARVFSELPQRVIWRYTGPRPRNLGNNTMLVKWMPQNDLLGHPNARLLIYHGGLAGIYEAIRHGVPMVIMPIFADQPSNAVRVEAKSMGRVIEKDAITYDVVREAVTDVLANPSYLENVQRYSGIYKDSLTKPDDVVVFWVEHILKFGGSHLRSRALELNFIQLHSIDVLAFIVGMVLVIVLLLISCCKRCINCCFTHRKTKIE